The genomic stretch GAAGCACGAGGTTGACGATAAAGGCTGCAAATACGACCGCTGCAAGCACAGCCAACGACTGCATCGCCAATGTCTCACGTGCAGCTTGGATGACACTTGAACGCTGTTCCGAAACATACACGCTTGAATCCGGCCCACCAAAACTACCAACGACAAGCTCGTCGGCCATAGGCACACCTTCACCGCCCTGACCGGACGCAAATTTCATCGCAGACAGCATTTCAGGCGACGCATGACCATGAGAAATCGCCTGGAATGCCTTGCCCTGCCATATGGCCGCGATATGGTGACCAGGCGATTCATCCATATTCATACGAGCACAGACACTGTCAATCAGCCGTTGAATTGTATCGGCTTGAAGTTCGCTGCGATTCTCTGGTTTTCCAGCAACGATCTGAATCGATTCGTACAGCGTCTTCGCTTCTTCGCTGAGTGATACTCGCTTTTGTGCCATCTCACGCGAGATCCGCGTCTGATAATTCAAGAACAGGTAGAGCCCAACGATCACCAGCAAGAACGAGTTGACCGAAATCAGCAGTTGGCGATTTAGCGGAAGTCGTCGCCAAAAACGGACGAGTCGTCGATACATGTAACAATGCCGTGCGAGGTCGCGGAGGGAAAGAAATCACAGAACGATGAGTACACAATGATAAACCTCATTGCACGACTCGAAACAAGAAAACGATTCGAGCGTCGGATCATTCTGTACCCATCATTTTGCAAAACCCAACGGCAAGAGGCATTGGGTTAGATGATCCGGCAGAGTTCTTTCTTCACAAAGACTTGGAAGGAATTCCGAGCTACACGTCTGCATACTTACGCAAAAGTGCGATCAGCTCTTCAATTTCCGCCTGGCGATCAGCCGGATCTCGATTATTAAGAGTTTTGGTGATACTCGCCTTCAAATGATCTTCCAGCACTATTTCGCCGATTTTCCCCAATGCCCCCGTTGCCGCAGAAAGCTGCATTAGAATATCGACACATTCATTATCAGCTTCGATCATCCGCCCCACAGCCTCCACTTGGCCGACGACCCGGCGGAGGCGATTCGTCATTTTCTTTTTATCTTCGTCGGACAGCATGGCACTCGGCAGATGGAAAATGGGGAGCATGAGGGCCGTTTTCGACCCCGAATACGGTGATTGTACCCAACCTGAGCCAAATCGACAGGCTACCAATAAGCCAGAATCCATTCCGATGGAATTCGAGGTGAAACTACGGATACACCCCGGTGAGATACAGAACCTGGACGACACTCCGCAAACAGATAACGCAGTTGCATCGGCGACAGGCGAAAACAAGGTTGTCATAAGTTGTTGCCAAATCAGGTCAAACCGTCGTGTCCGCGCAGCTTGCGGAGGCAGTCAGGCTCGTGCGAGTGTTCGAGAACGCAAGGAAAACCGTGTCATTGCTGCACCGCTTGCAAGTGATGGCGGACGCCGGTTGGGATCGTGCGGGGTATCATCTTCGTTTTTCTCGGTGGCAAAGAACATGCTCTGAATTTGGTGGTGGCCAGCGGTCTTGAAAACCAAGGTTAAAAATCTTCAAACCGGGGCCACCTGAGAGGAACGATCTGCCAAGGTTCACCGTTAAAAACGAACGGACGTTAGAACGGCTGGTCCTCTTCGTTATCATTTCTGACGTCGGTTGCAGGTGAAGCAAATGCCGAGAAAATTCTCGGAAGTCTGGTCGGGCATATAGTGAATTCGAGTCCAGCCTTTTTGCTTCGCCTCGTAGAACGTGTTCGGTCCCTCGACGTTGCAGTGAGCACAAGTCAAAGTGAACGCAACTCGCGCCGGGATGCCATCGGGATCGTCCAGAACTGCTTCGGCACGCTTCAGGGCGTACGTTGCCGCTGCCCTCGCTACTGCTGCGTGCCATTCGCTTCCGAGTTCGGGCGTGTCCGAAGTCTTGGGTGGAAAGCCGTCTCGATCTAGCCACTGAAGCAATGCTTCGGCAAGTTCAACGACATCCAGCCAACTTCGATCAGCCCACTCTTTGAGCAACGAATCCCAGGTCACTTGTGGGTCCATCAGTCTTCCTCCGATGCTTCCTCGGTCGTGGCGACAGCGCCAACGGCGAGTAGAATCTTGCGACAGACGAACTCAGCAACCATGTGATGCAAAGCATCGCCAACCGGAAGCTCTGGCAGCGTCTTGGGAACGTCATGCTGTTTCATAAGCTTTTCGACCAGTTCGCTAGCGAGACTGTCCGCCATCTGGAAATGCTCGTGGGACCATGCTTCCAGCATGCCACTCCAAAGGGTTTGTGAATCCATGATGAAGCCGCAGCTTCCTCCTTTCGTTACGGGACAAAGAACAGAGACTCGATGCGTCACACTTGCGCGTGCCGTGTCGGCTCCAGCAAAGGAACGCCAGCTTCAAGCCGGCATTGTTGACAATCGTCGCTGCCTGCTTGATAGAGCACGCAGACCGATGGCCGTGTCGTATAGATACCGCACCGATTGTCATCGCGAAGAAACACACACCTGCCGTTGCTGATGCAATTTAGGTAGCCAACTTCGCCATCAAGACCAGGTTCGCACAGCGGATACATCTGCTCCGCGATCCGTGGGTTTCTGAGTGTGTCGATCTCGTAGACATCGACCAACTTGCTGCGGCAACAGGCACCGCAGCCATCACACTCGAAGTGTTTTCTTGATATTGGCATCGTTCAAACCGCCAGTGACAGCAAGCTACCGATCTTGGCATCGAGTGCCGCCCGGTCGCCTGCGTAGTTCACCCGTTGTGACAGTTTGGTGAGCGCGTCGACTATCGAAAATATAGTGAACCCGCCCTGAGCCCGCGCGATTTCCATCGCATCTTTGATCAGATGCCGTGGAATCTTCTCCGCCGTCAAGACTTTGGTGACTTCATCCGCGTCGCTGCCCATGCGCTCCGTCATAGCCTTCTTGATCATCGCAGCGAACGAGCCTTTGCGTTGATCGCGAACGGTAACCAAGTTATCGAGCATGATGCGGATTTCAGACAAAGAATCCCGCACGTTGGCGGTGTGTTTGCGAGTGAACTCCATCACTTCAGTCGCATCCCAAACGATGTGGTTTTGGCAAACTCGCTGAAACCAAAAGGTTTGAATACCGACACTACGGCGTCCGACCTCGCTGTTCCAGATGAAGAATCCCGGCGCGAACGCTTCACCATTGATCTCTGCCCAGCCAGTCGGGTCGATCAGGAATGCAAACATATCCTGCTCGCCGCAATACAAGCCGGTGCTGACATCATCCATCGCCTTTTGCGGTGGCGTGAAGTACGAAGCGTACTCGTTGACCACATCCAGCAGTTCGACATTCCACAGCCGCGTGTAAGCGACACCATGAACGCTACGAATCTGCTTTTTCGTCGTCAAGAATTGCATCGGCTTGTCGGCCTGCGGCAGTGTTTCCTCGAACACCTTGCTGGCCGTTTTCCGCGACAGACGGTTGATCGTATCCTTGCTGATGCCCGCCGTGCGGCAGAGCTGCGAGAACGACCAATCGTTCAGCCGGTATTCCGAGCCTTCGCCATTGCAGAGCGTCAGATCGTGCGTGAGCGAAATGTCTTGCGGCCGTTCCCACAAGTCCGCTGATTGTTCACGCGATCGCGAACACTCGGCGTACAAGGTATCGAACGACTCGTAACACTCATCGGGCGTGCGTCGAAACAGTTCTTCATTTGCTTTTGTCAAAGTAGCCATCACTAAGTCTCTCCAGATAGGAGCCAAGAATCTTTGTTCAACCAACGCGGTCGAACCACCGACTACCGCATTCAGCGATACCCGATGGAACGACCGAGCCGGCTTGGACTCTCGTAACGATTCGACTTAACTTGAAAAACCTCGTAGACCGCCAGCCTCTCTAGTCGACCGAACTGGAGTCCGGTCGACGCGAGAGATGGCATTCTCAACTTCCGGTATTTGGCTTGGACAAGGAACAACTTTCTTGCTTGACACCGATTCCTTACCACGTCCCTCAAGTAATGTCACGTTTGAGATCAACTTTTCTTGGGGGGCGTCCCGTCGAAATAAGGCGGCGCTTTGGCGAATTCTCCGAGCTGCTGATGTTGCATCGACCTCAGCGTCAATGAAGGATTCACGAAATGCCATTGTCCGCTGCAACTCGTTGTCCGCACGTCCGTGCGACTTCCCTGTTTGCGCACAGCGTTTTTGCAAGAGTTGCAAAAACACGAGAAAATCCGCGAGAGCTTGACGATTCACAAACAGGGATGTACCATCTAGAATCTTCGGTAAACACGGTGTTTTAGGCGATTTTCGGTCTAGCCTCATAACCTCGAGGTCGTCGGTTCGAATCCGGCTCCCGCAACTCTAGATTTCTCGACAAACTTCGGTTGACTGTCGGGTAAACACATTGGCCGGCGATTGTTCTTTGAACGATCGCCGGCTTTTTTTCGATATTTTCGCCCTGTTTTGCCGTGTCAAACGCTGCTTGGCGGTGTCTCGCCGGGTTCTCTGGCTCTCGGTTTGGAGAGTCTCCATCGGGGGAGGTGGGGCGACCGTTGGACCCCTCGGGACCGGAACTCTCGGCACTCTCTAGTCTCTCCGACCTTCGGCTTATTTGAATCCCACCGCCGCAGAGACTTTTTAGAGATCGGGTCTCGGACGCCATTTTCTGGGAATCCAGTCGCGCCGTTTGCATAAGTAACCCTGAGAGGAGTCGTTGAGTTCGGCTCGGTGAGTTTGGTTTCTTTTGGAGGGGAGGCGCGATGCAGGATTCGGTATTGCCGGCGGATCAGGTGAAAAGGGTGGCACGTTTGTTGGGGCGTGCGGTTCTGCGGTGGCAGCGAGAACGGGACGCCAACGCGAAAAATTCGGAAATTATCTCCGACTCTCTACCCCAGCGGCTTGAGTCTCGTCCGGTTTCCTCGCTCTCTGTGTCTGGTCGAAACGATCGGGCTAGGTCTCAAGAGAAACTTGGGGGCTCGGTCGAGACCGGTTCTCGACACGAGACGGGAGACACAGGCGTTGTGCGAAGAACAACGACAGCAAATCGCGGAGCTGATCGCCGAAGCGATCCGGCGGCATGCGGAAAAGACCGCCAGCCAGAAATCGGCAGCGGACGCAGTGAAGAACGACAAGACGGAGGCTGCCAATGAGTCCTGAAACGAAATTGAAAGTAGCGAAGCTGTCCGACTTGACGATCGGGCAACTCGCGGCGAAGTACGAAAAGCTATTTGGCGAAAAATGTCGCTCTCGAAATCGGCGGTACGTTCATCGCCGCATCGCGTGGAAGCTGCAAGCCGACGACGAAGGCGGATTGAGCGAACAGGCAATCTTGCGAGCCACCGTCGTGGCGGGCGAATCGTTGATTCGATTGACACCGCCGAAGTCACGCAAATCGAAGAAAGACGAGTCGAAGGTTCCCGAGAAATGGGATTCGCGACTGCCGTCACCAGGAAATCTGATCGAGCGACAGTACAAGGGCCAGACGCTGCACGTGCTCGTGTTGACCGAAGGGTTTGAATACGACGGCGAGCATTACAAGTCGCTGACCGCGGTGGCTCGAGCGATCACCGGAACCCACTGTAGCGGGTTTTACTTCTTCAAGCTGGGGCAGGCTAAATGAGTAGCAAGAAAACCGAAGCGAGCCAGCCCAGCATTCGCTGTGCGATCTACACTCGCAAGTCGACCGACGAGCGATTGGACTTGCAATTGAACTCGCTCGATTCACAGCGCGGTGCCGCCGAAGCGTTCATCGCCAGCCAGAAATCGGAAGGCTGGGTGTGCTTGCCCAAACTGTACGACGATGGTGGTTTCACAGGCGGCAACCTGGATCGGCCGGCGTTCAAGCAATTGATGAATGACATCGAGGCCGGTGAGATCGACTGTGTTGTCGTTTACAAAGTTGACCGGCTCAGCCGATCGTTGCTGGACTTTGCCAGAGCGATGGAAACGTTTGATGCCAACGGCGTGTCGTTCGTTTCGGTGACACAACAGTTCAACACCACTCACTCGATGGGCCGATTGACGCTGAATATCCTGCTTTCATTCGCGCAATTTGAACGCGACATCATCGGCGAACGAATCCGCGACAAGATCGCCGCTCAGCGACAAAAGGGGCTGTGGTGTGGCGGACAACCGGTTCTCGGGTACGACGTTGATCGGTCCGAGACGAGTCCGAAACTGGTCATCAATGCGGACGAAGCCGCGAAGGTTCGCGAGATCTTTGACTACTACTTGAAGCTGCGTTCGTTGTTGCCGGTGGTTCAGAAGCTCGAAGAGCTCGGATGGGCGAACAAGACATGGCTGACGCGAAAGGGACGCCAAAAGGGCGGTCGGCCGTTCGACAAGTGTTCGATTCATTCGCTTTTGACCAACGTCCTGTACGTCGGCAAGATCCGGCACAAAGAGAATGTCTACGACGGAGTTCACGAACCGATCATCCAGCCCGATGTCTTTGATGCCGTGCAAAAGATGCTCAAAGAACACGGTCAGGGCAGCGGCAAGCGTTTGATTAATCGACACAACGCGTTGCTGAAAGGTTTGCTGTATTGTCCGTCGTGCGGATACGCGATGGCGCACAGTCCGACAAAGAAGAAGGCCAGGTTGTATCGTTACTACGTTTGTCAAACGGCCATCAAGCGAGGCCACGATCAATGCGGTACTGGCTCCATCCCCGCACCGGCGATTGAGGCGGCGGTCGTCGAAGCACTGCGCTGCATCGTGGATGACGACGGATTGAAGCGAGAAGTTTACAAGCAGTCCGAAACGTTGGTGCAACAGCGACAGGAGAGGTTGGATTTGCAACTTCGGCAACTGACCAATCAACGGTCACGCGATAAAGCCGAACTCAACCGCATGGCGACCGAGGGCGTAGCCGGCGAGCTGAACGACGCGCGGCGACATGACTTGCAAACGCGTATCGAAAGAACTCGGACGCAGATCGAAGAGGTAACCGATGCACTGGCGATCGCGGGGCAACAAAGTTTCGGACGCAGCGATGTCGATGAAGCCCTGGGCGACTTCGATCGGTTGTGGAAGATGCTTAAAGCGAGGGAACGGGTTCAATTGCTGGAGCTGTTGGTTTCGCGCGTGCAATACGATCGGTCCGACGGAACACTGGCAATTTCGTATCACCCCACAGCGATCACGGCGTTGATCCAAAACGGAGAGGAGGAGACTGAATGATTACGGTGAAAACGAAAGTCGACCTAAGCGGCACGACGAGGCGCCGCAAACGAGTCGTGTGTGACGACGCGGAGATGCCAGGTCGGCTGCCGCGGATCACTCGACTGATGGCGTTAGCAATCCGCTTTGACGAGCTGTTGCGGACCGGCAAGGTTCGCGATTTGGCACACTTGGCCGACATTGGCAACGTCTCTCAGCCTCGGATCTCCCAGATTCTCAGCCTTGTTCTACTAGCCCCCGACATCCAAGAATCGTTGTTGTTCCTGCCACGTATCCATCGGGGAAAACCCAAAATTTCGGAAAAACGTCTCCGGCCGATCACGGCTCTCGTGAACTGGGATGAGCAACGGAAACGCTGGAAACAGGCAGGATTTGGCGATTTGTCCGATCAAGTCTGACCGATTGTCGTCGAGTTGTTTTTGTCTTTTTTCTTCACCTGTGACCAGACGTGTCACACGCACTCTTTATTAATAGATCACCAACGGATTTTGCTTGCACCACAGAGCCGGCCGAACTTTGCCCACGGACGAGTCCATCCATGATCTATTTTCACAGAGTACGTTATGCCCACACTTAAGCTAACCCATGTCACCAAACCGTACACGCTTAGTTCAATCCACCCACAACGACTGAATCAGTTTTTGCGTCATTTCGTTGATTATTTCAAGCGACGTGGGTTCGCGATCCCCGCAGGTGAAGGTGCGTTTACACAGGAGCAGTTCCATGAGCTGATTCGTGTTTTCAACTCCCCCAATGCCGATACGCCAACGGAATTGACCGAGGCGTTATTTCATATCGACGAGATGGCCTGTAGCAAAGGGATGGAGGCGTTGTTGTTGGCTGCGTCGAAGGCTCGCATCCAATTGCCAGAAGACGAGAAATTCACTCCGGCAGATCTGGCACTGCATCTTTGGTTGATCCGCCCGAGTCTGTTGAAGGATGCTTATGTCGAACAGATCGTCAAGAAACCTCGGTCGTTCAACTACTATCGACACCGCGATATCGTGCCGTCGCGACCACGAAAAATCACTGACAAGCTTATTGTAACACTTCAATCCAAAATTGATGAATTCAATCTTGCTCGGCGTCGTGTTGCCGTGTCGCGAGTTTCGGTTTATGAATTCGGAGACGACCTTGCTTTTTTGATTCTCCGCGGCGATCCAATGCATCGCGGAGAAGTGCTGCAACGCGGAAACTGGGTTTTTGCAACGTGGCAACCGGCTGGCTACGACCTTGTCATCTACAACCGTAAAATACCGGAGTTGCGGATTCATGCGTCGCTCAAGGGGGAGCAAGTTTTTTACTGCAAAACTTTCGGTAGACTGTTTTTCGACGACGAAGACTGTTTTCCTTCGTCACAACACTTTTCGCTTGAGCGAATCGATGAGCTGGGCGAAGATATTCAATCGCCGCTGGGCGTGGATGGGATCGAGCGAATTACGTTGATCAAGATCGCATTGCTCGAGCAAGGCGA from Novipirellula artificiosorum encodes the following:
- a CDS encoding metal-sensitive transcriptional regulator produces the protein MDSGLLVACRFGSGWVQSPYSGSKTALMLPIFHLPSAMLSDEDKKKMTNRLRRVVGQVEAVGRMIEADNECVDILMQLSAATGALGKIGEIVLEDHLKASITKTLNNRDPADRQAEIEELIALLRKYADV
- a CDS encoding YkgJ family cysteine cluster protein, whose amino-acid sequence is MPISRKHFECDGCGACCRSKLVDVYEIDTLRNPRIAEQMYPLCEPGLDGEVGYLNCISNGRCVFLRDDNRCGIYTTRPSVCVLYQAGSDDCQQCRLEAGVPLLEPTRHAQV
- a CDS encoding DUF932 domain-containing protein; this encodes MATLTKANEELFRRTPDECYESFDTLYAECSRSREQSADLWERPQDISLTHDLTLCNGEGSEYRLNDWSFSQLCRTAGISKDTINRLSRKTASKVFEETLPQADKPMQFLTTKKQIRSVHGVAYTRLWNVELLDVVNEYASYFTPPQKAMDDVSTGLYCGEQDMFAFLIDPTGWAEINGEAFAPGFFIWNSEVGRRSVGIQTFWFQRVCQNHIVWDATEVMEFTRKHTANVRDSLSEIRIMLDNLVTVRDQRKGSFAAMIKKAMTERMGSDADEVTKVLTAEKIPRHLIKDAMEIARAQGGFTIFSIVDALTKLSQRVNYAGDRAALDAKIGSLLSLAV
- a CDS encoding DUF2924 domain-containing protein — protein: MSPETKLKVAKLSDLTIGQLAAKYEKLFGEKCRSRNRRYVHRRIAWKLQADDEGGLSEQAILRATVVAGESLIRLTPPKSRKSKKDESKVPEKWDSRLPSPGNLIERQYKGQTLHVLVLTEGFEYDGEHYKSLTAVARAITGTHCSGFYFFKLGQAK
- a CDS encoding recombinase family protein, which produces MSSKKTEASQPSIRCAIYTRKSTDERLDLQLNSLDSQRGAAEAFIASQKSEGWVCLPKLYDDGGFTGGNLDRPAFKQLMNDIEAGEIDCVVVYKVDRLSRSLLDFARAMETFDANGVSFVSVTQQFNTTHSMGRLTLNILLSFAQFERDIIGERIRDKIAAQRQKGLWCGGQPVLGYDVDRSETSPKLVINADEAAKVREIFDYYLKLRSLLPVVQKLEELGWANKTWLTRKGRQKGGRPFDKCSIHSLLTNVLYVGKIRHKENVYDGVHEPIIQPDVFDAVQKMLKEHGQGSGKRLINRHNALLKGLLYCPSCGYAMAHSPTKKKARLYRYYVCQTAIKRGHDQCGTGSIPAPAIEAAVVEALRCIVDDDGLKREVYKQSETLVQQRQERLDLQLRQLTNQRSRDKAELNRMATEGVAGELNDARRHDLQTRIERTRTQIEEVTDALAIAGQQSFGRSDVDEALGDFDRLWKMLKARERVQLLELLVSRVQYDRSDGTLAISYHPTAITALIQNGEEETE